The following proteins are encoded in a genomic region of Lactiplantibacillus plantarum:
- a CDS encoding DUF4811 domain-containing protein, with the protein MILVLLVVSAIALFLSFIYVHQNTLRISLSVIFAALLVTSIVFVSKNDGQHYGMVKTTTTTTQSLKSAGSSKQLDLLLYQSVGTADKHRVYIYKKTTNQKKVSHTTASVKTANQVKTTTATPKLVTKTTRWTYKSNAMKFWFGLANNDKQLIKRTNYFYINKNWVVLSTTQAKQFSKLMKQQQATLKARAKVYVTNQVKAAMVKNPTMSKAQLAKVQKAAAAQYQANAIQSMLKTVKASK; encoded by the coding sequence ATGATTCTCGTACTACTCGTTGTTAGCGCAATCGCGCTCTTCTTATCATTTATCTACGTTCACCAAAACACGTTACGAATCAGCCTATCCGTTATCTTTGCGGCACTCTTAGTGACCTCGATCGTCTTCGTCTCCAAGAATGATGGTCAACATTACGGGATGGTCAAAACAACGACGACCACCACGCAATCATTAAAGTCTGCTGGTAGTAGCAAGCAACTTGATTTATTGCTCTATCAAAGTGTGGGTACCGCTGACAAGCACCGGGTCTATATTTATAAAAAGACCACTAATCAGAAAAAAGTTAGCCATACGACAGCCAGCGTCAAGACTGCTAACCAAGTTAAGACGACGACCGCGACACCTAAGTTAGTTACTAAGACGACACGGTGGACTTATAAGAGTAACGCCATGAAGTTCTGGTTTGGCTTAGCCAACAATGACAAACAGTTGATCAAGCGAACCAACTACTTCTATATCAATAAGAACTGGGTCGTACTTAGCACAACCCAAGCTAAACAATTCAGTAAATTGATGAAGCAACAGCAAGCGACATTAAAAGCGCGTGCTAAAGTCTACGTGACTAATCAGGTCAAGGCCGCAATGGTCAAGAACCCGACAATGAGCAAAGCGCAACTCGCAAAAGTTCAAAAAGCAGCGGCTGCTCAATATCAAGCCAATGCCATTCAGAGCATGCTTAAAACCGTTAAAGCTAGCAAATAA
- a CDS encoding helix-turn-helix domain-containing protein: MTLEQLAAHSGVAADKIVAYTNAGLLPCKDVNAHFSADDEYWLDMVNCFLENGSSVEDLKDLMPLCEQCAAQ; this comes from the coding sequence ATGACTCTGGAACAATTAGCAGCCCATAGCGGGGTCGCTGCTGATAAAATCGTCGCCTATACCAATGCCGGGTTATTACCTTGCAAGGATGTCAACGCGCATTTTAGCGCCGATGATGAATATTGGCTAGATATGGTCAATTGCTTCTTAGAAAATGGCTCATCCGTCGAGGATTTGAAAGATTTAATGCCACTTTGTGAACAGTGTGCAGCTCAATAA
- a CDS encoding AzlC family ABC transporter permease, protein MDSSLTFRAGIKDVIPTVFGYIGVGLAMGIVANTSHLSVWAVLLMSLIVYAGSAQFIIVSMLLAGSPISAIVLSTFLINSRMILMSMSVAQYFKKESLLQNIGLGSLLTDETFALSMNKLNQTNQQLKTSWLHAANIVAYLVWAAATVVGCLLGNLITDPNQFGLDFAVVGMFIGLLYLQIITDRSKSLPTQLWVVLFVALAMYFLMRWVPGNLALIFATLLGCGFGMVVDHK, encoded by the coding sequence ATGGATTCTAGTTTAACCTTTCGCGCGGGCATCAAAGATGTCATTCCCACCGTCTTTGGATACATTGGCGTTGGCCTAGCAATGGGCATTGTCGCCAACACGAGTCACCTATCAGTTTGGGCCGTTCTACTCATGTCACTAATCGTCTATGCTGGTTCCGCACAATTTATTATCGTCAGTATGCTCCTAGCAGGTAGTCCGATTTCGGCAATCGTCTTATCCACTTTTTTGATTAATTCACGCATGATTTTAATGAGCATGTCAGTCGCTCAATATTTCAAAAAAGAGTCGTTATTGCAAAATATCGGACTGGGATCGTTACTAACTGATGAGACCTTCGCGCTCAGCATGAACAAGCTCAATCAGACCAATCAACAATTAAAAACGAGTTGGTTACACGCTGCTAACATTGTGGCTTACTTGGTTTGGGCAGCCGCGACAGTGGTGGGGTGCCTTTTAGGTAACTTGATTACTGACCCTAACCAATTCGGCTTGGATTTCGCCGTTGTTGGTATGTTCATTGGTTTACTTTACTTGCAGATCATCACGGATCGCAGTAAATCATTGCCGACCCAGTTGTGGGTCGTACTATTTGTGGCCCTCGCCATGTATTTTCTCATGCGTTGGGTTCCGGGCAACTTGGCTTTGATCTTTGCGACGCTACTCGGTTGCGGTTTTGGAATGGTGGTGGACCATAAATGA
- a CDS encoding AzlD domain-containing protein, with product MSTYIFVTILLCGLVTWLSRIVPFAIIKNLSVPQWLISFLSFVPIAIMTAIFVESLLTYHAGHWPEFNLPNIYASIPAILAGVLTKSLLAVVITGIVAMAVLRLVGWA from the coding sequence ATGAGTACTTACATTTTTGTGACCATCTTACTCTGCGGCCTCGTGACTTGGCTATCACGCATTGTCCCGTTTGCCATCATTAAAAATCTGTCAGTCCCCCAATGGCTAATCAGCTTTTTATCATTTGTGCCAATTGCCATTATGACCGCTATTTTTGTTGAAAGTCTGCTCACCTACCATGCGGGACACTGGCCAGAATTTAATCTCCCAAATATTTATGCCTCAATTCCTGCCATTCTTGCAGGAGTGCTCACCAAAAGTTTACTAGCCGTCGTTATAACAGGCATCGTTGCCATGGCCGTATTGCGCCTAGTTGGCTGGGCTTAG
- the asnB gene encoding asparagine synthase (glutamine-hydrolyzing), whose amino-acid sequence MCGFAGCLTDRTKADNAAYDQTIHEMTKMIVHRGPDDDGYFADDNITMGFRRLSIIDLAGGHQPLSYDNERYWMTFNGEIYNYVELREQLKQEGYEFKTSSDSEVILAMYAKYHADATKYLRGMFAFVIWDKQEKTLFAARDQFGIKPFYYAISGDDFYYASESKAIYKILKDKTFDKNALQDYMTFQFVPEPETLTKEIKMLAPGCSLTKKLGSAPRIDRYYHREFHPVQRSEDEYAQKIKDALIDSVKIHMRSDVPVGSFLSGGIDSSIIVAIAKNFNPNLETISVGFEREGYSELDVAQETAEKLGVKNYSMTITPEAFMKAFPHFVWSMDDPLADPAAVPQYFLAKEAVKHVKVCLTGEGADELFGGYTIYHEPESLKPFRYTKPINGALKRIALMMPEGMRGRSFLLRGTTPLENRYVGNAFIFGEQEKQAFFKNYNQNHPFQSITQPLYDESVDYDPISRMQFIDMHTWLNGDLLHNADRTTMAHSLELRTPFVDREVYNLAAEIPADLRISHGTTKYILRKAVEDIVPAHVLHRKKLGFPVPIRFWLKDEMYDWAKQIINDSQTDQYFNKDYFLKLLDDHKAGVRDNSRKLWTVLTFMMWHRLYVESDHLMDSPEANAVAEKVEEF is encoded by the coding sequence ATGTGCGGTTTTGCTGGTTGCTTAACTGATCGGACTAAAGCGGATAACGCAGCTTACGATCAGACCATCCACGAAATGACTAAAATGATTGTCCATCGGGGACCCGATGATGACGGTTATTTTGCTGATGACAACATTACCATGGGTTTTCGGCGCTTAAGTATCATTGACTTAGCCGGTGGTCACCAACCACTATCTTATGATAATGAACGTTACTGGATGACATTTAACGGGGAAATTTATAACTACGTTGAATTACGTGAACAACTCAAACAAGAAGGCTATGAATTCAAAACAAGCTCCGATTCTGAAGTAATTCTTGCGATGTACGCCAAGTACCACGCTGACGCAACGAAGTACTTACGGGGAATGTTTGCTTTCGTCATCTGGGATAAACAAGAAAAAACGTTATTTGCCGCGCGCGATCAGTTCGGGATCAAGCCGTTCTATTACGCTATCAGTGGCGATGACTTCTATTATGCTTCTGAAAGCAAGGCCATTTACAAGATTTTAAAGGATAAAACCTTCGATAAAAATGCCTTACAAGATTACATGACGTTCCAATTTGTTCCTGAACCAGAAACACTCACAAAAGAAATCAAAATGCTCGCCCCTGGTTGCTCCTTGACGAAAAAGTTGGGGTCTGCGCCACGGATCGATCGGTATTATCACCGTGAATTCCATCCGGTCCAACGTTCTGAAGACGAGTATGCCCAAAAAATCAAAGATGCCTTAATTGACTCCGTTAAGATTCACATGCGTTCCGATGTACCAGTTGGTTCTTTCCTTTCAGGCGGGATCGACTCATCAATCATCGTCGCGATTGCAAAAAACTTCAACCCAAACCTTGAAACGATCTCCGTTGGTTTCGAACGTGAAGGGTATAGTGAACTTGACGTTGCTCAAGAGACCGCTGAAAAGCTTGGTGTTAAGAATTACAGCATGACGATTACGCCTGAAGCCTTCATGAAGGCCTTCCCGCACTTTGTGTGGAGCATGGATGATCCGTTGGCTGACCCGGCCGCTGTGCCGCAGTATTTCTTAGCCAAAGAAGCGGTCAAACACGTTAAGGTTTGTTTGACTGGTGAAGGCGCTGACGAACTCTTCGGTGGCTACACCATCTATCATGAACCAGAATCATTGAAACCGTTCCGCTACACGAAACCGATTAATGGTGCCTTGAAGCGTATCGCACTCATGATGCCAGAGGGAATGCGTGGTCGGTCATTCTTACTACGAGGGACCACCCCATTAGAAAATCGCTATGTTGGGAACGCCTTTATCTTTGGTGAACAAGAAAAACAAGCCTTCTTCAAGAATTACAATCAGAACCATCCGTTCCAGTCCATCACGCAACCGCTCTATGATGAATCCGTCGACTATGATCCAATCAGTCGGATGCAATTCATCGATATGCACACGTGGTTAAACGGTGACTTGTTGCATAACGCCGACCGGACAACGATGGCGCACAGTTTGGAACTGCGGACCCCGTTTGTTGACCGTGAAGTGTATAACTTAGCAGCCGAAATTCCAGCTGATCTTCGAATTAGTCACGGCACAACAAAGTACATTCTTCGTAAAGCGGTCGAAGACATCGTGCCAGCGCACGTCCTTCACCGTAAAAAGCTTGGTTTCCCAGTACCAATTCGGTTCTGGCTCAAAGATGAAATGTACGACTGGGCTAAGCAGATCATTAACGATTCGCAAACTGACCAATACTTCAATAAGGACTACTTCTTGAAACTCTTAGATGACCACAAGGCCGGCGTTCGGGATAATTCTCGGAAACTCTGGACGGTCCTCACCTTCATGATGTGGCACCGACTCTATGTCGAATCTGACCACTTGATGGATAGCCCCGAAGCTAACGCCGTTGCGGAAAAAGTCGAGGAGTTTTAG
- the dapG gene encoding aspartate kinase produces MEIIVQKFGGTSVKDEAARIQALKHVQYAVDQGDKVIVVVSAIGRKGAPYATDSLLGLVGAEHSRLTNRELDMLVSVGETISTAVFTELARKQGLNVTAMTGHDAGIVTNDDFQNAKILRVDPKPITDAFIDADVVVVTGFQGATESGHITTIGRGGSDTSAAILGAALKAKRVDIFTDVNGMMTADPRLVTHARFIKAISYEELANMAHEGAKVIHPRAVEIAEQAHVPMRIRSTYQEPDELGTLVTDRTTTQIEHYRTVTGIAHQTDLTQFTVPTDTLSSSAIFQLMAQHGLSVDFINITPHQVVFNLVDGDADVAKQLLTDAHVHCQSIANCAKVSVVGAGITGTPGVTARIVSALAAQHIDILQSTDSYTTIWVLVKEADLKAAMNALHDEFLGIE; encoded by the coding sequence ATGGAAATTATTGTTCAAAAGTTCGGCGGCACGTCAGTCAAGGACGAAGCCGCCCGTATTCAAGCTTTAAAGCACGTTCAATACGCCGTCGATCAGGGCGATAAAGTCATTGTCGTTGTCTCAGCAATTGGCCGGAAAGGTGCCCCTTACGCCACCGACTCATTACTCGGATTAGTTGGGGCCGAGCACTCCCGCTTAACCAATCGAGAACTCGACATGTTGGTCTCAGTTGGGGAAACCATCTCGACCGCTGTCTTTACCGAGTTAGCGCGTAAGCAAGGCCTAAACGTCACGGCCATGACTGGTCATGATGCTGGCATCGTGACTAACGACGATTTTCAAAATGCGAAGATTCTCCGCGTTGATCCGAAACCAATCACGGACGCCTTTATTGACGCCGACGTGGTAGTCGTAACTGGTTTTCAAGGTGCTACTGAGAGCGGCCACATTACTACGATTGGCCGTGGTGGTTCCGATACATCAGCAGCCATCCTCGGCGCCGCTTTAAAAGCAAAACGTGTTGATATTTTTACTGATGTCAACGGCATGATGACTGCCGATCCACGACTCGTCACCCACGCCCGCTTCATTAAGGCCATCAGCTACGAAGAACTTGCTAACATGGCCCATGAAGGTGCTAAGGTCATTCATCCGCGTGCTGTTGAAATTGCAGAACAAGCTCACGTGCCGATGCGGATTCGGTCAACTTATCAGGAACCCGACGAATTAGGGACTTTAGTCACTGACCGGACCACGACCCAAATCGAACATTATCGTACCGTGACAGGGATTGCACACCAAACTGATTTGACGCAATTTACTGTTCCTACCGATACGTTAAGTTCAAGTGCCATTTTCCAATTGATGGCACAGCACGGTTTGAGTGTTGACTTTATTAACATTACACCACACCAAGTTGTCTTCAACCTGGTTGATGGTGACGCGGACGTTGCCAAGCAACTACTGACTGACGCGCACGTCCATTGTCAGTCAATTGCGAACTGTGCTAAAGTTTCCGTTGTCGGTGCTGGTATCACTGGGACACCCGGCGTCACTGCTCGGATCGTCTCGGCATTAGCTGCACAACATATCGATATTTTACAATCGACCGATAGTTATACGACCATCTGGGTGCTCGTTAAGGAAGCCGATTTAAAAGCGGCCATGAACGCCTTACATGATGAGTTCTTAGGAATCGAATAA
- a CDS encoding UDP-N-acetylmuramoyl-L-alanyl-D-glutamate--2,6-diaminopimelate ligase, with protein MQASQLINSLKFKQVQPALTTDFDVTMLTQDTREVQPGAMFIAVVGYHVDGHDLVDQAIGKGAKIIVASKPLDVNVPVIYVENTERAMAILADVFYGAPSQKMRMIGVTGTNGKTTVTHLIEQIYRDQQQATGLIGTMYRKIKDEKLPTANTTPDAITTQRTLAAMRDAGVETVAMEVSSIALVLGRVWGIDYDIAVFTNLTQDHLDFHKTMAKYTEAKAMLFAQLGNKYSADGTNKVAVLNTDDPVGREFEQYTAAHVLTFGLKPDAMINAQNVEIKSHGTEFDLSVFGHVTHVTMQLIGQFNVYNMLAAFAAAYASGIPEDQIIKSLEKVTGVKGRFQSVPSHTGVSVIVDYSHTPDGLLNALETIQDFATKDIYCVVGCGGDRDKTKRPKMAKIAVEHSTKPIFTSDNPRTEDPTMILNDMVAGVPNADVPVYEDRHVAIAKAIEAAQPGDVVLIAGKGHEDYQIIGRTKHHFDDSEEAAKALALKPTID; from the coding sequence ATGCAAGCAAGTCAATTAATTAATAGTTTAAAATTCAAGCAGGTTCAGCCCGCCTTGACCACGGACTTTGATGTCACCATGCTGACGCAGGATACCCGCGAAGTTCAGCCCGGCGCCATGTTTATTGCCGTCGTTGGTTATCACGTCGACGGTCACGACCTCGTTGATCAGGCCATCGGAAAAGGGGCCAAGATCATCGTGGCGTCAAAACCTTTAGACGTCAACGTACCGGTCATCTACGTTGAAAACACCGAACGCGCTATGGCAATTCTTGCCGACGTTTTCTACGGTGCGCCTAGTCAAAAGATGCGGATGATTGGGGTGACGGGTACCAATGGTAAGACCACTGTCACCCACCTGATCGAACAAATCTATCGTGATCAGCAGCAAGCCACCGGCCTGATTGGGACCATGTATCGCAAAATCAAGGATGAAAAACTGCCAACTGCCAACACCACCCCCGACGCCATCACAACGCAACGGACTCTAGCGGCCATGCGGGATGCCGGTGTTGAAACTGTCGCCATGGAAGTTTCTTCAATTGCCCTCGTACTCGGACGGGTCTGGGGGATTGATTACGACATCGCCGTTTTCACGAACTTGACGCAAGACCATTTGGATTTCCACAAAACAATGGCTAAGTACACGGAAGCCAAGGCCATGCTCTTTGCACAACTGGGCAATAAGTACAGCGCCGACGGAACTAATAAGGTCGCTGTTCTGAACACCGATGATCCCGTTGGCCGTGAATTTGAACAGTATACGGCAGCGCACGTACTAACATTTGGACTCAAACCAGATGCCATGATCAACGCACAAAATGTTGAAATCAAGAGCCACGGGACTGAATTTGACCTCTCCGTCTTCGGCCACGTAACCCACGTGACGATGCAACTGATTGGCCAGTTCAACGTGTACAACATGCTGGCGGCCTTCGCCGCAGCTTACGCTAGTGGCATCCCCGAAGACCAAATCATTAAGTCACTGGAGAAGGTTACCGGCGTTAAGGGCCGCTTCCAATCCGTTCCTTCCCACACGGGTGTCAGTGTCATCGTTGACTACTCACACACTCCGGACGGCTTATTGAATGCCCTAGAAACGATTCAAGATTTCGCGACTAAGGATATTTATTGCGTCGTCGGCTGTGGTGGTGATCGCGACAAGACGAAACGGCCAAAGATGGCTAAAATTGCTGTCGAACACAGTACTAAGCCAATCTTTACTTCTGACAATCCTCGGACGGAAGACCCAACCATGATTCTAAATGACATGGTTGCCGGCGTGCCAAACGCCGACGTGCCCGTCTACGAAGACCGCCACGTTGCCATCGCCAAGGCCATTGAAGCAGCACAACCCGGCGACGTTGTTTTAATCGCTGGTAAAGGCCACGAAGATTATCAAATCATCGGCCGGACTAAGCATCACTTTGATGACAGTGAAGAAGCCGCTAAAGCACTAGCTCTGAAACCAACCATTGATTAA
- a CDS encoding MFS transporter has translation MSIFQTWKRRIAYGSTDMAGNIIWQMVSTYLLFYYTTVAGISAAFAGMLFFVVRFIDAFDALIYGYLIDHTHTKYGQSRPYFVWFGIPLGLLAMSLFMIPSFGGNTTMRLVYISITYTFFSLIYSGANTPITSILPSLTDDSVERTKLASARMVMTTIGTSAVAAITLPMVKLLGKGNQSKGFTLWAIILGLVIMGLFIFAFLNLKETNGAQNPDGTTESAESLSIWQSLKGAASNKPWLLLACSFILLQTFWMLRGNSAIFFIKYVYGRPELAPIFLGIGFVSVIGNLSVPFLSQRFKNRNVLQFSLVLGVIGQLLLPIAEKMRSVSLLIAGSVIFLIAMGITFTIVFAMLSDTVDYSTKVLGLNETGFLSAVPMIGAKLGMGIGGFLAGQFLAWGQFNAKAAVQSGRTITFINLAFIWMPIILLAAMIFMMQFYRLDEKELQANKAEAAAKVEPKEDVEYDANN, from the coding sequence ATGTCAATTTTTCAAACTTGGAAACGCCGAATTGCATACGGTTCCACTGACATGGCCGGTAATATTATTTGGCAAATGGTCAGCACTTACTTACTGTTCTATTACACAACGGTCGCGGGCATCTCAGCTGCTTTTGCAGGAATGCTGTTCTTCGTCGTGCGCTTCATTGATGCGTTTGATGCATTGATTTATGGTTATTTGATTGATCATACACACACGAAGTATGGACAATCGCGCCCCTACTTTGTGTGGTTTGGCATTCCGTTAGGGTTGCTGGCCATGTCGCTATTCATGATTCCATCATTTGGCGGCAATACCACAATGCGACTCGTCTACATTTCAATCACTTACACTTTCTTTAGCCTGATTTATTCTGGTGCCAACACGCCCATTACTTCGATTTTACCAAGCTTGACTGATGATAGCGTTGAGCGGACCAAGTTAGCGAGTGCTCGGATGGTCATGACAACCATCGGGACCAGTGCAGTGGCGGCCATCACTTTGCCAATGGTTAAATTACTCGGCAAAGGCAATCAGTCGAAAGGTTTCACCCTCTGGGCTATTATCTTAGGCCTCGTTATCATGGGACTCTTCATCTTTGCTTTTCTCAATCTCAAGGAAACTAACGGTGCACAAAATCCAGACGGTACCACTGAGTCAGCCGAATCACTCTCAATCTGGCAAAGCTTGAAGGGTGCGGCTAGCAACAAACCATGGCTATTATTAGCCTGCTCATTCATTCTGCTACAAACCTTCTGGATGCTACGGGGAAATTCAGCGATCTTCTTTATCAAATACGTCTACGGTCGGCCTGAATTAGCGCCAATTTTCCTGGGGATTGGCTTTGTTTCCGTCATCGGGAACCTGTCCGTACCATTCCTATCACAACGCTTTAAGAACCGTAACGTTTTGCAGTTTTCACTCGTACTGGGCGTTATCGGCCAACTACTGCTGCCAATCGCTGAAAAGATGCGTAGTGTGAGCCTACTAATTGCTGGCTCCGTCATTTTCTTGATTGCGATGGGGATCACGTTCACGATTGTCTTCGCGATGCTATCAGATACCGTTGACTACTCAACGAAAGTACTGGGCCTAAATGAAACCGGATTCTTATCTGCCGTACCAATGATTGGCGCCAAATTAGGAATGGGAATTGGCGGTTTTCTAGCCGGTCAATTTCTCGCATGGGGACAATTCAATGCCAAGGCAGCTGTACAGTCCGGACGAACCATTACATTTATTAATCTCGCTTTTATTTGGATGCCGATTATTTTATTAGCCGCGATGATTTTCATGATGCAATTCTATCGGTTAGACGAAAAAGAATTACAAGCCAACAAGGCCGAGGCAGCGGCTAAAGTTGAACCTAAGGAGGATGTTGAATATGATGCCAACAATTAA
- a CDS encoding alpha/beta hydrolase, with amino-acid sequence MMPTINSIQTTVNGVVKIVKPFNNDIAGEQFDPHVLQTLTAFKQPAILENDLAALRSGSLTPAIADPVGDAVTVQSRNITALNRTVSVEWLTPQNVINHTVLVYFHGGAFYGGVPGNNTVLLKLVAAKSHCEILNVDYSLAPEAPAPAGILDGLAIFQYLEQRDAETMITVAGDSAGANVIMAATNLNQQLGSNRINQQLLLYPVTAPNADHAGPLWDLAAFPIIDSQRAILTNYHDLFRQLDSIMTDYYVPENFDSHSPLISPLHQENFTMTPPTTIMVGEFDPFRPQAWAYAQRLAAADTATTFIQYQGLNHAFAPLVDQYWQSQDVAQVMAAALI; translated from the coding sequence ATGATGCCAACAATTAATTCGATTCAAACAACCGTCAACGGCGTCGTCAAAATCGTTAAACCATTTAACAACGACATCGCCGGTGAACAATTTGACCCGCACGTCCTTCAAACACTAACGGCCTTCAAACAACCAGCCATCCTTGAAAATGATCTAGCGGCGCTCCGCAGTGGTAGTTTAACCCCCGCCATCGCGGACCCTGTTGGTGATGCGGTTACAGTTCAAAGTCGAAATATTACGGCTCTGAATCGCACGGTCAGCGTTGAATGGCTGACACCACAAAATGTCATTAATCACACAGTACTGGTCTACTTCCACGGTGGTGCCTTTTACGGCGGTGTTCCCGGCAATAATACGGTCCTTTTAAAGCTGGTCGCAGCTAAAAGTCACTGCGAGATTCTTAATGTCGATTATAGCTTAGCGCCAGAAGCACCAGCACCCGCTGGTATTTTAGACGGGCTCGCGATTTTCCAATATTTGGAACAACGTGACGCTGAAACAATGATTACCGTTGCTGGCGATTCGGCTGGCGCTAACGTCATCATGGCTGCAACAAATCTGAATCAACAACTCGGTAGCAATCGTATCAATCAACAACTGCTGTTGTACCCAGTTACCGCCCCAAATGCTGACCACGCCGGTCCACTCTGGGATTTGGCCGCCTTTCCGATTATTGACTCACAGCGTGCCATTCTCACCAACTATCACGACCTCTTTCGGCAACTTGACAGCATCATGACGGATTATTATGTTCCAGAGAACTTTGATTCACATTCTCCACTCATCTCACCGCTACACCAGGAAAACTTCACAATGACACCACCAACCACGATCATGGTCGGCGAGTTTGATCCCTTCCGACCACAAGCTTGGGCTTATGCACAACGCCTGGCCGCTGCCGATACTGCGACCACGTTTATTCAGTATCAGGGCTTGAACCACGCTTTCGCACCATTAGTGGATCAGTATTGGCAAAGCCAAGATGTGGCCCAAGTGATGGCGGCCGCGTTAATTTAG
- a CDS encoding bacteriocin immunity protein, giving the protein MLYSWHGGINVNKNDKAKRLMQQIDVAYNDPEVKQDAQVRADLLRYAMELDKNGNYLLIATKVNGMAMRVMRDHMHQPLQAINTLYTQTARTSEYYWGVAAASIFSGLW; this is encoded by the coding sequence GTGCTATACTCTTGGCATGGGGGGATTAACGTGAACAAAAATGATAAAGCCAAGCGTTTGATGCAACAAATCGACGTTGCCTATAATGATCCTGAAGTTAAACAAGACGCACAAGTTCGTGCTGACTTACTTCGCTATGCTATGGAACTTGACAAGAACGGTAACTATTTATTAATTGCCACTAAAGTTAACGGCATGGCAATGCGCGTCATGCGTGATCACATGCACCAACCACTCCAAGCAATTAACACACTCTACACCCAAACCGCCCGCACCTCCGAATATTATTGGGGCGTGGCGGCAGCTAGTATTTTTAGTGGGCTGTGGTAA
- a CDS encoding histidine phosphatase family protein yields the protein MQIYFIRHGRTQYNLEHRFQGGRADSPLVASGIDGAKAAGDYLRTTQFSAVYSSPQQRALDTAKYIVAANQWQPSIQIDDGLREFDFGDWDGKQEAEVQPQSYAQVIFTKPAEYRPELAGGGESYADFVTRTTSTLHRLIDQVGVASTQPLLIVSHGLVTTMTVKALMGVPVAELRAPFVVDGQVMKTVGHGIVDNDSLTVLSTTDNQHFELTTWNETGYLK from the coding sequence ATGCAGATTTATTTCATTCGTCACGGTCGAACACAATATAACTTAGAACACCGATTTCAAGGTGGACGAGCAGATTCCCCGCTGGTTGCTAGCGGAATCGATGGGGCAAAGGCCGCTGGTGATTACTTAAGAACCACCCAATTTTCAGCAGTATATAGCAGTCCGCAGCAACGAGCGCTGGATACGGCGAAATACATTGTGGCTGCCAATCAGTGGCAACCGTCGATTCAAATCGACGATGGCTTGCGTGAGTTTGATTTTGGTGATTGGGACGGCAAACAGGAAGCGGAAGTACAGCCGCAGTCCTACGCCCAAGTTATTTTTACTAAACCCGCCGAATACCGACCGGAACTAGCTGGCGGTGGCGAAAGTTATGCGGATTTTGTCACCCGAACGACTTCGACGCTACATCGTTTGATTGATCAAGTTGGGGTAGCTAGCACGCAACCACTATTAATTGTATCGCACGGCCTGGTGACGACGATGACTGTCAAGGCGTTAATGGGTGTCCCCGTAGCAGAATTACGAGCACCTTTTGTGGTCGATGGGCAAGTTATGAAGACAGTCGGCCACGGAATCGTGGATAATGATAGCCTGACAGTGTTATCGACGACGGATAATCAGCATTTTGAACTGACGACTTGGAATGAAACCGGGTACTTGAAGTAA